The DNA region AATTCCGATGTTCGAGGGCGACGTCGCCGCCACCCCGACGGAGGCAGAAGCGATCGCGCGACGGATCGGCGGCACCGTGGTGATCAAGGCGCAGGTCCATGCGGGCGGCCGGGGCAAGGCCGGTGGGGTGAAGCTGGCCCGTAACCCGGCGGAGGCCGCGGACTACGCCTCGCAGATTCTCGGTATGACGATCAAGGGGCTCACCGTCCACAAGGTGCTGATCGTGCCGGCGGCCGACATCGCCACCGAGAGTTACGTGGGCCTTATCATGGACCGCGAGACCCAGCGCCCGGTCTTCATGGTGAGCGCGGCCGGCGGCGTGGACATCGAGGAGGTCGCGGCCAAGACGCCGGAGAAGATCACCCGGCTGCCGGTCGACCCGGTCTACGGTCTGCTGCCTCACCAGGCGCTGACGCTGGCGTTCGGTCTCTATCGCGAGTTCGCCCACGTCCGGGCCGCCTCGCGGATCATGGAGCAGCTCTACAGCGTGTTCACCGGCAACGGGGCGTCGCTGGCGGAAATCAATCCGCTGGTCACTACACCGGACGGGCGGGTCCTGGCGCTGGACGCCAAGATCGTGGTCGACGACAACGAGCTGGACCGCCGCCCGGACCTGGCCCTGCTGCGCGACGAGAGCGCGGAGGAACAGAGCGAAGTGGCGGCCCGGCGGGCCAATCTGTCCTTCATCAAGCTGGACGGCAACGTCGGGTGCGTAGTGAATGGCGCGGGGCTCGCCATGGCCACGATGGACCTGGTCAAGTTCTACGGGGGCGAGCCCGCCAACTTCCTCGATATCGGGGGCAGCTCGAATCCGGAAAAGGTCATCAGCGCGCTCAAGATCATCACCAGCGATCCCAACGTCAAAGCGATCCTCTTCAATATCTTCGGCGGGATCACCCGAACCGACGACGTGGCCAACGGGATCGTGGCGGCCACCCGCCAGTTCAAGGTGAGCGTGCCGATCGTCATCCGGCTCACCGGCACCAACGAGGCGGAGGCCATCCGCATCCTCGAGGGTGTGGGCATGCGGGCGCTGAGCGATATGGACCAGGCCGTCGAGCAGGTGGTCAAGCTGGCCCGGGAGGCGGCGTGAGTATCTTCATCGACCGGCGCACCCGCCTGGTGGTGCAGGGGATCACCGGCCGGGAGGGCTCCTTCCACACCCGGCAGATGCTGGAATACGGTACGACCGTGGTGGCCGGGGTGACGCCGGGCAAGGGTGGCCAGCGGTTCGACGACAAGGTCCCGATCTTCAATACCGTGGCCCAGGCCGTCGCCGACACCGGGGCCAACGCGTCGGTCATTTACGTGCCGCCCGCGATGGCGGCCGGCGCGGTGCTCGAGGCGGCCGACGCGGGGCTCGCACTCATCGTGTGCATCACCGAGGGCGTGCCGGTCCTGGACATGGCGCGCGCGCTGCCGTTCGTGCGCTCGCGCGGGGCCCGGCTCATCGGGCCCAACTGTCCCGGTCTCATCACCCCGGGTGCAAGCAAGGTCGGCATCATTCCGGGGAATATCTGCGCTCCCGGACGGGTGGGGTTGGTCTCCCGCAGCGGTACGCTGACCTACGAGGTGGTGAACCACCTCACCCGGAACGGCATCGGGCAGAGCACCTGCGTCGGGATCGGCGGCGATCCGATCATCGGCACCGACTTCATCGATTGCCTCCGGGCCTTCCAGGCCGACGCCGGCACCGACGCCATTGTCATGCTGGGAGAGATCGGTGGCACCGACGAGCAGCGGGCCGCCAGCTTCGTTCGGGAGCACGTCACCAAGCCAGTCGTCGGCTTCATCGCCGGGCAGACCGCGCCCAAGGGTCGGCGGATGGGCCACGCCGGCGCCATCATCTCGGGCTCCTCCGGCACCGCGGAAGAGAAGCTCGCCGCGTTCGCGGCCGCGGGCATCGGGGTGATGCGTCGGCCGATCGACGTGGTCGAGCTGCTCCAGGCGAAGGTCTAAGCCAGCGCTGCTGCTCAGCCTTTCCGTGCCGTCTCGGTGTCCTCCGTGTCTCCGTGGTGAATCGGCCGAAGGAATCGGATCGGCCGAGCCAGCTCAACCATCCTGTCTGGAGGCTTCGTGGCCGTTTCGCTCACCCTCGGCATTCTCAAGCCCGACGCGCTCACGGCGCGGAACGCCGGGAAGATCATCGCGCACCTGGAGCAGGCGGGATTCAGCTTGCGCGCGGCGCGGCTGGTCCGGCTCACCCAAGCGCAGGCCGGCGCCTTCTACGAGGTCCATCGGGAGCGGCCGTTCTTCGCGGGACTGGTCAGCTTCATGACCAGCGGCCCGTGCCTGCCGATGGCGCTCGAGCGGGAGGATGCGGTGGCCACGCTCCGGACCGTCATCGGCGCCACCGACCCGGCCGAGGCGGCGGTGGGCACCGTTCGAAAGCTCTTCGCGGAGTCCAAGGGCCGGAACGCGATCCACGCGTCCGACAGCCCGGAGAACGCAGCTCGAGAGGTGGGATTTTTCTTCCCGGAAGGGGAGCTGGCGGGGCTCTGGGGCTGATCCGCGGTCTTGCCCCAAGTTGTTGTCACAGTTACTTTAAGCGGCTATGCTGCGAGTCAACATTCGGGACCTCCAACGGGGTCCCGTGCGGACGGACGGCGTGCTCCAGCCCGATGATCCTGTCCTGAATGGTCTGGAGCTCGGCCTCGCGGGGCCGGTGTCGGTGCAGGGCCAACTGCAGGCCGCCGGCGAGGGCACCTACCTCTGGCGAGGCAACCTGCACACCGTGGTGCGGGGCGAGTGCCGTCGGTGCCTCACCGAGGTGCTCGACGAGGTCGACATCGAGGTCCCCGCGGCGGTGTTCAGCACCGACTCCGAGGCCGCCGACGATCCCGACTTCTACCCGCTCCCCGAGCGCGCCACCCAGGTGGACGTCGCCGAGTCGGTGCGCGAGGAGCTCGCCCTGGCCATCCAGACCGAGCTGCTCCTCTGCCGTGAAGACTGTGCTGGACTCTGTCCCCGATGTGGGGCGGATCTGAACGCGGGGCCCTGCGCCTGTCGTACCCCCGCCGAACCCGTTTGAGGACATCATGGCAGTTCCGAAGCGTCGGACCTCGAAGGCCCGGAAGCGTCTGCGGCGTGGGCACCACGTTGCGGCCAGCGTGGCCACCCAGGCGTGTCCCCGGTGCGGATCGCCCAAGCTGTCCCATCGGGTGTGCGATTCCTGCGGCTACTACCGGGGCAAGAAGCAGGTCGAGGTCGAGGACGTCTGAGCGTGATCCGCGTCGCGGTGGACGCCATGGGGGGCGACCGCGCCCCGCAGGCGGAGATCGCCGGGGTCATTGAAGCGCTCACCAGTCTGCCCGACGATTTTGTGGTGCAACTGGTCGGGCGTCGCGACGTGATCGAAACCGAGCTCGCCAACTATCCCCGGGCCGACCGCAGCCGCCTCGAGATCCACGAGGCGGCTGACGTTATCGGCATGGCGGAGAAGCCGCTGGCCGCGGTGCGCCGAAAGCCGAACTCCAGCGTGGTCGTCGGCTTGACGCTGCAGAAGAACGGCGCGTCCGACGCCTTCGTCTCGGCCGGCAACACCGGCGCCACGCTGGCCGCCTCCACCCTGCTGTTTGGTCTCCACGACGGCGTCGAGCGTGCCACGGTGGCCACGCTCTTCCCCACTGGTGCCGAGCCGGTCCTGGTGCTCGACGGCGGCGCCAACCTCGATTGTTCCGCCCGCGAGCTGGTCGGCTTCGCCTATCTCGGCACGGTCTACGTGCGAGACCTGCTGGGCCGGCCCAATCCGGTGGTCGGGCTCCTCAACGTGGGCGAAGAGGAGGAGAAGGGCACCGCCGTCGTCCGCGAGGCGCACCAGCTCCTCAAGCGCTCGCCCCGGCTCACCTACGCCGGCAACATCGAGGGCCGCGATATCCTCCCCGGACCACAGCGCCGGGTTCCGGTCGATGTGGTGGTCTGCGATGGGTTCGTGGGCAACATCGTGCTCAAGTTCTACGAGTCCGCCGCGCGGGTGTTCGTGAGCCTGATCCGTGACCGCGCCCCCGACGTCTTCGAGCGGCCGGGCATGCGCGAGCTGGTCAGTCACCTGGACTACTCCACCTACGGCGGCGCGCCGCTCCTGGGGGTGCGCGGAGTGGCCATCATCTGCCACGGCTCCTCCAGTCCCAATGCCATCAAGAACGCCATCCGGGTCGCGGTGCAGGCGGTCAGCGCCGGTCTGACCCAGCACATCGCGGCCGAATTCTCTCAGCGCGAAACCGCCGCCAGCTCATGATGGCGCGTCCCTTCGCGGAGATCGCGAGCGTGGGCGTTGGCGTGCCGCCCGACGTGCTCACCAACGCCGATCTCGCCCGGACGCTGGACACCTCGGACCAGTGGATCGTCGAGCGCACCGGCATCCGGGAGCGCCGCATCGCCCGGCCGGAGCAGAGTGTGGCCATGCTGAGCCGGGAGGCGAGCGAGAGCGCGATGGCGCGCGCCGGCGTCGGCCCGGCCGACCTGGACGCCATCGTGCTCGCCACGGCTAGCCCGGATCGCCTGCTGCCCTCCACCGCCTGCGATCTCCAGGCCCTGCTCGGGGCCGACCAGGCCGCTGCGTTCGATGTCGGTGCCGCGTGCCCCGGCTACATCTTCGCCCTCACCGTGGCCGAGGGACTGATCGCCTCGGGACAGAGCGAGACGGTGCTGGTGGTGGGCGCCGAAAAGCTCTCCACCATCACCGACTTCCAGGATCGGTCCACCGGCATCCTCTTCGGCGACGGCGCTGGTGCCTCCATCCTCCGCCGCTCGACCAGCCCCGGACGCGGGCTCCTCGCCACCTACATCAAGTCGGACGGCCGGCTGGCCCCGCTGCTCTATCGCCCCGGGGGTGGGGCCGCCGATCCGATCAGCGAGAAGGTGGTCTGCGAGCGATCGCACTACATGAAGATGGCGGGACGCGAGGTGTTCAAGGCGGCCGTGCTGGCGATGGCCGAGGCGTGCGACGCGGTGCTTCGCCAGGCCGGCCTCACGGCGGACGACGTGGATGTCCTGGTGCCGCACCAGGCCAACCTCCGGATCATCGAGGCCACCGCCAAGCACGCGGGCCTGCCGATGTCCAAGGTGATGGTCAATGTCGACCGGTTCGGGAACACCTCGTCCGCCTCGATTCCGCTCGCGCTCGATCAGGCCGTGTCGGAAGGGCGGGTTCGGCCCGGATCGGTCGTCTTGTTCGTCGCATTCGGCGCCGGATTCACCTGGGGGAGCGCCGTCGCCCGGTGGTGAGCGTCCTCATGTGTCCGGGGCAGGGATCCCAGCGGGTGGGCATGGGACGCGATCTCGCCGAGCGGTTTCCCGCCGCCCGCGATACCTTCGCCGCCATCGACGACGCCCTCGGAATCCATCTGTCCCGGATCCTCTGGGAGGGACCCGAGGAAGAGCTGACGCTCACCCACTACAGCCAGCCCGCCATTCTCGCCCACTCGGCCGCCGTCTGGGCGGTGGTGGGTCACCGGTTCGCCGACGCCCGCGCCGCGGCGGGACACAGCCTCGGCGAGTACAGCGCCCACGTGGCGGCCGGGACGCTCGCCGCACCCGCGGCCGCCCGGCTGGTCCGCCGCCGGGGCGAGCTGATGTACCAGGCGGGACAGCAGCGACCCGGTGCCATGGCGGCCGTGCTCGGCCTGCCGACGGAGCAGGTCGATGAGGCCTGTGACGCGGCTTCCAGACCCGATGGCATCGTGGTGGCCGCCAACCTGAACGCCCCGGATCAGACGGTCATCTCGGGTGATGTCGCCGCCGTGGGCCGCGCCGGGGACGCGTGCAAGGTGCGGGGTGCCAAACGCGTGGTGCCGCTCAAGGTGAGTGGCGCGTTCCACTCTCCGCTCATGGCGCCGGCCATCGACGGCCTGCACGACGCACTCACGGAGGTTCCCTTTGCCGACCCGGCGTTCCCGGTCCTGGCCAACGCCAGCGGGGAGCCGGTGCGCACCGGGACCGACGCCAAACGGCTGCTGGTCGATCAGCTCACCGCTCCGCTTCGCTGGGTGGCGTGCATGCGCCAGGCGGCGGTGCTCGCCCCCGGGGCCACCTTCGTCGAGCTGGGTCCGGGCAACGTGCTGAGCGGGCTTGCCAAGCGCATCCTGCCGGGCGCGACGACCGTCACCCTGGGCACCGCTGCGGAAGTCGAGCAGTTCCTCGCGCGCGCATGACGGCGATCGATCTCACCGGCCGCTCGGCCTTCGTCACCGGCAGTACCCGCGGCATCGGGCTCGCCATCGCGCGGGCGCTGCACGGGGCGGGCGCCAAGGTCGCGATCGTCGGGCGGGACCAGGATCGGGCGGTATCGGTGGCGGCCGAGTTCGGCGAGCGGACCGTCGGGGTTGGCTGCGACGTGGCGCATGCCGACCAGGTGGAGCGCGCCATCGCCGCCGCGGAAGCGGCGCTCGGCCCGATCGACATCCTGGTCAACAATGCCGGACTCACCCGAGACAACATCGTCCTTCGGCTGAGCGAGGCCGATTGGGATGCCGTGCTGGACGCCAACCTCAAGGGCGCGTTCCACACCACCCGGGCGGTCCTCAAGGGGATGATGAAGCGGCGCGCCGGCCGCATCGTGAACATCACCAGCATCGTGGGCCTCACGGGCAACAAAGGCCAGGCCAACTACGCGGCCAGCAAGGCCGGACTGATCGGCTTCACCAAGTCGATCGCCAAGGAGTACGCCGGCCGCGGCATTCTGGCCAACTGCGTCGCGCCCGGCTTCATCGAGACCGACATGACCGCTGCCTTGCCCGAGGAGGCGCGGGCTACATTATTACAGGCCATAGAGCTCGGACGGCTGGGCCGGCCCGAGGACGTCGCCGGGGCCGTGCTCTTTCTGGCTTCCGACCTGGCCGGGTATGTCACCGGCCAGGTGCTGGTGGTCGACGGTGGAATGGTCATCTGAGGCGATCCTGAATCTCCAATCGAGGACGACATGAGCAACGTCGAAGAGAAGGTCAAGGACATCATCGTCGAGGAGCTGGGCGTCGAGCGGGAGAAGCTCACAAGCGAGGCCAGCTTCATGGAAGACCTCGGCGCGGACAGCCTGGACACGGTGGAGCTCGTGATGGCATTCGAGAAGGAGTTCGACATCGACATCCCGGATGAGGATGCGGAGAAGCTCCGGACCGTCGGCGACGCGATGAATTACCTGCACGAGAAGATCGGGAAGTAACTTGCCGCACCGTGTCGTCGTCACCGGCCTCGGCCTGGTGACCCCCGTCGGAACCGATGTCGAGTCGACCTGGAACGCGCTGCTTGCCGGCACCCCGGGCGCCGCGCCGATCAAGAAGTTCGATCCGGCCAAGCTCTCGGTCCGCTTCGCCTGCGAGGTCAAGGGCTTCGACCCGCTGCAGTACATCGACCGGAAAGAAGCCCGGCGGTACGATCTGTTCGCCCAGTTTGCCCTGGCCGCGGCGCATCAGGCCGTCAGCCAGGCCGGGCTCGAAGGACGCTTTCCCTCGCCCGAGCGCACCGGGGTGGTCATCGGCAGCGGCATCGGGGGCATGCAGACCTACGAAGAGAACTGCACGGCGTACGTGCTCAAGGGTCCGGACCGGGTCTCCCCATTCTTCGTCCCGATGTTCATCCCGGACATCGCACCCGGGCTGGTCTCGATCCGCTACGGGCTCAAGGGCCCCAACTTCGCCACGGTGTCGGCGTGTGCCTCGTCGGCCCACGCCATCGGCGAGTCGTACAACATGATCCGGTACGGCGCCGCCGACGCCATGGTCACCGGCGGATCGGAAGCCGCCATCACCGGTCTCACCGTCGCCGCGTTCGCCAACATGAAAGCGCTGTCCTTCCGGAACGATTCGCCCGAGACGGCCAGCCGGCCGTTCGACCAGGATCGGGACGGGTTCGTGCTGGGAGACGGCGGCGCGATCGTGGTGCTGGAGAGTCAGGAGCACGCCGAGCAGCGGGGTGCCCGCATCCTGGGCGAGGTGGTGGGCTACGGCCTGAGCGCGGATGCCTATCACATCACCTCGCCCGCGGAGCACGGTGAGGGCGCCCAGCGCGCCATGCGGGCCTGCCTCGCCGACGGCGGCATCGACGCCAATGACGTGGGCTACATCAACGCCCACGGCACCTCCACTCCGCAGGGCGACGTGGCCGAGACCGAGGCGGTCAAGGCCGTGTTCGGCGAGCAGGCGTACCGGCTGGTCTTCGGCTCCACCAAATCGATGACCGGCCATCTGCTGGGCGGTGCCGGGGCGCTCGAGT from Gemmatimonadales bacterium includes:
- the sucC gene encoding ADP-forming succinate--CoA ligase subunit beta, producing MNLHEYQARTLLKAAGIPMFEGDVAATPTEAEAIARRIGGTVVIKAQVHAGGRGKAGGVKLARNPAEAADYASQILGMTIKGLTVHKVLIVPAADIATESYVGLIMDRETQRPVFMVSAAGGVDIEEVAAKTPEKITRLPVDPVYGLLPHQALTLAFGLYREFAHVRAASRIMEQLYSVFTGNGASLAEINPLVTTPDGRVLALDAKIVVDDNELDRRPDLALLRDESAEEQSEVAARRANLSFIKLDGNVGCVVNGAGLAMATMDLVKFYGGEPANFLDIGGSSNPEKVISALKIITSDPNVKAILFNIFGGITRTDDVANGIVAATRQFKVSVPIVIRLTGTNEAEAIRILEGVGMRALSDMDQAVEQVVKLAREAA
- the sucD gene encoding succinate--CoA ligase subunit alpha — translated: MSIFIDRRTRLVVQGITGREGSFHTRQMLEYGTTVVAGVTPGKGGQRFDDKVPIFNTVAQAVADTGANASVIYVPPAMAAGAVLEAADAGLALIVCITEGVPVLDMARALPFVRSRGARLIGPNCPGLITPGASKVGIIPGNICAPGRVGLVSRSGTLTYEVVNHLTRNGIGQSTCVGIGGDPIIGTDFIDCLRAFQADAGTDAIVMLGEIGGTDEQRAASFVREHVTKPVVGFIAGQTAPKGRRMGHAGAIISGSSGTAEEKLAAFAAAGIGVMRRPIDVVELLQAKV
- the ndk gene encoding nucleoside-diphosphate kinase → MAVSLTLGILKPDALTARNAGKIIAHLEQAGFSLRAARLVRLTQAQAGAFYEVHRERPFFAGLVSFMTSGPCLPMALEREDAVATLRTVIGATDPAEAAVGTVRKLFAESKGRNAIHASDSPENAAREVGFFFPEGELAGLWG
- a CDS encoding DUF177 domain-containing protein produces the protein MLQPDDPVLNGLELGLAGPVSVQGQLQAAGEGTYLWRGNLHTVVRGECRRCLTEVLDEVDIEVPAAVFSTDSEAADDPDFYPLPERATQVDVAESVREELALAIQTELLLCREDCAGLCPRCGADLNAGPCACRTPAEPV
- the rpmF gene encoding 50S ribosomal protein L32, yielding MAVPKRRTSKARKRLRRGHHVAASVATQACPRCGSPKLSHRVCDSCGYYRGKKQVEVEDV
- the plsX gene encoding phosphate acyltransferase PlsX, giving the protein MIRVAVDAMGGDRAPQAEIAGVIEALTSLPDDFVVQLVGRRDVIETELANYPRADRSRLEIHEAADVIGMAEKPLAAVRRKPNSSVVVGLTLQKNGASDAFVSAGNTGATLAASTLLFGLHDGVERATVATLFPTGAEPVLVLDGGANLDCSARELVGFAYLGTVYVRDLLGRPNPVVGLLNVGEEEEKGTAVVREAHQLLKRSPRLTYAGNIEGRDILPGPQRRVPVDVVVCDGFVGNIVLKFYESAARVFVSLIRDRAPDVFERPGMRELVSHLDYSTYGGAPLLGVRGVAIICHGSSSPNAIKNAIRVAVQAVSAGLTQHIAAEFSQRETAASS
- a CDS encoding beta-ketoacyl-ACP synthase III, whose product is MMARPFAEIASVGVGVPPDVLTNADLARTLDTSDQWIVERTGIRERRIARPEQSVAMLSREASESAMARAGVGPADLDAIVLATASPDRLLPSTACDLQALLGADQAAAFDVGAACPGYIFALTVAEGLIASGQSETVLVVGAEKLSTITDFQDRSTGILFGDGAGASILRRSTSPGRGLLATYIKSDGRLAPLLYRPGGGAADPISEKVVCERSHYMKMAGREVFKAAVLAMAEACDAVLRQAGLTADDVDVLVPHQANLRIIEATAKHAGLPMSKVMVNVDRFGNTSSASIPLALDQAVSEGRVRPGSVVLFVAFGAGFTWGSAVARW
- the fabD gene encoding ACP S-malonyltransferase produces the protein MSVLMCPGQGSQRVGMGRDLAERFPAARDTFAAIDDALGIHLSRILWEGPEEELTLTHYSQPAILAHSAAVWAVVGHRFADARAAAGHSLGEYSAHVAAGTLAAPAAARLVRRRGELMYQAGQQRPGAMAAVLGLPTEQVDEACDAASRPDGIVVAANLNAPDQTVISGDVAAVGRAGDACKVRGAKRVVPLKVSGAFHSPLMAPAIDGLHDALTEVPFADPAFPVLANASGEPVRTGTDAKRLLVDQLTAPLRWVACMRQAAVLAPGATFVELGPGNVLSGLAKRILPGATTVTLGTAAEVEQFLARA
- the fabG gene encoding 3-oxoacyl-[acyl-carrier-protein] reductase is translated as MTAIDLTGRSAFVTGSTRGIGLAIARALHGAGAKVAIVGRDQDRAVSVAAEFGERTVGVGCDVAHADQVERAIAAAEAALGPIDILVNNAGLTRDNIVLRLSEADWDAVLDANLKGAFHTTRAVLKGMMKRRAGRIVNITSIVGLTGNKGQANYAASKAGLIGFTKSIAKEYAGRGILANCVAPGFIETDMTAALPEEARATLLQAIELGRLGRPEDVAGAVLFLASDLAGYVTGQVLVVDGGMVI
- a CDS encoding acyl carrier protein, whose protein sequence is MSNVEEKVKDIIVEELGVEREKLTSEASFMEDLGADSLDTVELVMAFEKEFDIDIPDEDAEKLRTVGDAMNYLHEKIGK
- the fabF gene encoding beta-ketoacyl-ACP synthase II; translated protein: MPHRVVVTGLGLVTPVGTDVESTWNALLAGTPGAAPIKKFDPAKLSVRFACEVKGFDPLQYIDRKEARRYDLFAQFALAAAHQAVSQAGLEGRFPSPERTGVVIGSGIGGMQTYEENCTAYVLKGPDRVSPFFVPMFIPDIAPGLVSIRYGLKGPNFATVSACASSAHAIGESYNMIRYGAADAMVTGGSEAAITGLTVAAFANMKALSFRNDSPETASRPFDQDRDGFVLGDGGAIVVLESQEHAEQRGARILGEVVGYGLSADAYHITSPAEHGEGAQRAMRACLADGGIDANDVGYINAHGTSTPQGDVAETEAVKAVFGEQAYRLVFGSTKSMTGHLLGGAGALEFAVSLLVVRCGVIPPTINQFTPDPECDLDSAPNQKVERRVDVALSNSFGFGGHNVTLGVKRWEP